A DNA window from Acinetobacter sp. 10FS3-1 contains the following coding sequences:
- a CDS encoding glycosyltransferase family 4 protein, which produces MKEIIYVHDHKFINIDGIFYSEGKFTSSVFSRYDVFERKIYVISRKTENSESIKLNKIQNSNVYFYPVKGIGFSSVFGRFFFINLKIIIEQFNKSQTLIVRLPSFLGIFVLILNLFFQKKYFIELVGDPQEALITSKKKVGFLFKYFIYIFSAFNKFFVKKADGVIYVTQYDLQKRYPTKKLQTYASNVEVNIKPLNLSLDEYTLKNEKNIKVGLIGSFNNEYKGIDTALKAIHLLKQKDCIVQLHILGSGKLKDYYLEMAKELKIAGQIYFDGSLAGGEAVLKWLKDLDLYIQPSRTEGLPRALIEAMSVGLPAVATKVGGIPELLPDEFLVPSNNSLELAEKIKMLIHSQQLRYEQGKANYEKAKEYDSQILRERRMKFWSQAKTIVEKDFK; this is translated from the coding sequence ATGAAAGAAATAATATACGTACACGACCATAAGTTTATTAATATCGATGGTATATTTTATTCTGAAGGCAAATTTACTAGTTCGGTTTTTTCACGTTATGATGTTTTTGAAAGAAAGATTTATGTTATTTCTAGAAAAACTGAAAACTCAGAAAGTATAAAATTAAATAAGATACAGAATTCAAATGTATATTTTTATCCTGTAAAAGGTATAGGTTTTTCTTCAGTGTTTGGCCGATTCTTTTTTATCAATTTAAAAATAATCATTGAACAATTTAATAAATCGCAAACTTTAATTGTAAGACTACCTAGTTTTTTAGGTATTTTTGTTTTAATTCTAAATTTATTTTTTCAGAAAAAATATTTTATAGAGCTAGTTGGAGATCCTCAAGAAGCTCTCATTACTTCGAAAAAGAAGGTAGGTTTTTTATTTAAATATTTCATTTACATATTCTCAGCTTTCAATAAATTTTTTGTAAAAAAAGCAGATGGAGTTATTTATGTGACTCAGTATGATTTACAAAAAAGATATCCTACAAAAAAATTACAAACTTATGCTTCTAATGTTGAGGTTAATATTAAACCATTAAACCTAAGTTTAGATGAATATACTTTAAAAAATGAAAAAAATATCAAAGTAGGCTTAATTGGGTCTTTTAATAATGAGTATAAAGGGATAGATACTGCATTAAAAGCAATACATTTACTTAAACAAAAAGATTGTATAGTTCAACTCCATATATTGGGGTCAGGAAAACTTAAAGATTACTACTTAGAAATGGCAAAGGAACTTAAAATAGCTGGTCAAATTTATTTTGATGGATCTCTTGCAGGTGGAGAAGCTGTTCTAAAATGGTTAAAAGATTTGGATTTATATATTCAACCTAGTCGCACTGAGGGTCTACCGCGCGCTTTAATTGAGGCTATGAGTGTAGGTCTGCCTGCGGTCGCAACTAAGGTTGGAGGCATTCCTGAATTATTACCAGATGAGTTTCTTGTACCTTCAAATAACTCACTAGAATTAGCTGAAAAAATTAAAATGTTAATTCATTCACAGCAATTGCGTTATGAGCAAGGTAAAGCAAATTATGAAAAGGCGAAAGAGTACGACTCTCAAATCTTAAGAGAACGCAGAATGAAGTTCTGGAGTCAAGCTAAAACTATTGTAGAGAAGGATTTTAAATGA
- a CDS encoding glycosyltransferase has product MSKKVVHVLGAMNAGGVEAWLMTLLRNTDKGLINHEFIVHHKEKAFYDDEIYSLGSQIHYCQYSANPFVYALNLFRAFKKINPDIVHSHVHAFSGLVLLVAYLCGIKNRISHCHSDTRLKEKNNSFIRKCYFSFMKFLISMFATTRIAVSSLAAENLYGIKWKTKKNCVVIPCGIDISKYDPKYKNVNMRKDFGLPDNAFVIGHVGRFEEPKNHRFLIDMFFELRKTNQKAYLVLVGDGTLKAEIEKKVEDLDLTPYVIFTGLRKDVPVIMLSVFDVFVFPSLWEGLGLVAVEAQAANLLSIVSENVPVEVNCGNCIHIKLSIEEWVENISKVKNPNIEVDFSIYDNVLFFNKIYSMDF; this is encoded by the coding sequence ATGTCTAAGAAAGTTGTACATGTTTTAGGTGCAATGAATGCTGGCGGTGTAGAGGCATGGTTGATGACTTTGCTGCGTAATACTGATAAAGGGTTGATTAATCATGAATTCATTGTTCATCACAAAGAAAAGGCATTTTATGATGATGAAATTTATAGTTTAGGCAGTCAAATTCATTATTGCCAATATTCTGCCAATCCATTTGTATATGCATTAAATTTGTTTCGAGCTTTTAAAAAAATAAATCCAGACATCGTACATAGTCATGTACATGCCTTTAGTGGTTTAGTTTTATTAGTTGCTTATTTGTGCGGTATAAAAAATAGAATTAGTCATTGTCATAGTGATACTAGGCTTAAAGAGAAAAATAACTCTTTTATCCGTAAGTGCTATTTTTCATTTATGAAATTTTTAATATCAATGTTTGCGACAACTAGAATCGCTGTCAGCAGCTTGGCAGCAGAAAACTTATACGGAATAAAATGGAAGACTAAGAAAAACTGTGTAGTCATTCCTTGCGGAATAGATATCAGTAAATATGATCCAAAATATAAAAATGTTAATATGCGAAAAGATTTTGGCTTACCTGACAATGCCTTTGTAATAGGTCATGTTGGACGGTTTGAAGAGCCGAAAAACCATAGGTTTTTAATTGATATGTTTTTTGAGCTTCGAAAAACAAATCAAAAAGCATATTTAGTTCTTGTGGGTGATGGCACATTAAAAGCTGAAATTGAAAAAAAAGTAGAAGATTTGGACTTGACACCTTATGTGATATTTACAGGCTTACGTAAAGATGTACCTGTTATTATGCTTAGTGTATTTGATGTTTTTGTATTTCCATCTTTATGGGAAGGGCTAGGATTAGTTGCTGTAGAAGCACAAGCAGCTAATCTATTATCCATAGTTTCAGAAAATGTACCTGTGGAAGTTAATTGTGGGAACTGTATACATATTAAATTGTCTATTGAAGAATGGGTTGAAAATATTAGCAAAGTAAAAAATCCTAATATTGAAGTTGATTTCTCAATTTATGATAATGTTTTATTTTTTAATAAAATTTATAGTATGGATTTTTAA
- a CDS encoding oligosaccharide flippase family protein, whose amino-acid sequence MWSLLNKAKWLLSGNILFAFSQWLMLIMFTHFSNPIQLGYYSYALAITAPIFMLSNLQLRPLVVADLNLERKFSYSEYFSLRLLTILFAIIVSLFFIDWKNNLALSIVLVVVLIKASESVSDIIYAYYNANKKTKFISRSLTFKSVLVILLSFCVLYLTHNIVYSLIATLIGYLFVLVLLDIRQNINYLREINFFDKKLKKIVQIGLPLGISVMLVSLQTNIPRYFLEHYSNVELVGVYTILYYFIVIGGIVINSVCQYLSPNFSEFYRDLRIDELKRIIKNAFFIALSLGVVGLVISLFLNNFIIKIIYGNDYLAYAYLLPYIMIAGIFTYLSVVNGYLLTSLKLLKIQMPIFLILVCLTIIYSYLLIPGYGLTGAVYTTILSAVSQFLISSFITYKKIQELTQDV is encoded by the coding sequence ATGTGGAGCTTGTTAAATAAAGCAAAATGGTTATTGAGTGGCAATATTTTATTTGCCTTTTCTCAATGGCTGATGCTAATCATGTTTACTCATTTTAGTAATCCTATACAGTTGGGATACTATTCATATGCTTTAGCAATAACAGCTCCAATTTTTATGTTATCAAATCTGCAATTGCGGCCTTTAGTTGTTGCAGATTTGAATTTAGAAAGAAAATTTAGCTATTCAGAATATTTTTCATTAAGATTGCTGACTATATTATTTGCAATAATTGTAAGTTTATTTTTTATTGATTGGAAAAATAATCTTGCACTGAGTATTGTACTTGTTGTTGTATTGATAAAAGCAAGTGAATCTGTATCAGATATTATATATGCTTATTATAATGCCAATAAAAAAACAAAATTTATCAGTAGATCCTTAACCTTTAAGTCAGTTTTGGTAATTCTACTTTCTTTCTGTGTTCTCTATTTAACTCACAATATAGTTTATTCACTTATAGCGACACTTATAGGTTACCTTTTTGTCTTAGTTTTATTGGATATTAGGCAAAATATAAACTATTTAAGAGAAATTAATTTTTTTGATAAAAAATTAAAAAAAATTGTGCAAATTGGATTACCATTAGGCATTTCTGTAATGTTAGTGTCATTGCAAACAAATATTCCAAGATATTTTTTGGAGCATTATTCAAATGTGGAGTTGGTAGGCGTTTATACAATTTTGTATTATTTCATTGTCATAGGTGGAATAGTGATAAATTCAGTGTGTCAGTATTTGAGTCCAAATTTTTCAGAATTTTATAGAGATTTAAGAATAGATGAATTAAAGAGAATAATAAAAAATGCATTTTTTATAGCATTATCTCTTGGTGTGGTTGGTTTAGTTATATCTCTGTTCTTAAATAATTTTATTATAAAAATTATATATGGGAATGATTATCTAGCATATGCTTATTTATTGCCCTATATTATGATTGCTGGAATATTTACCTACCTTTCAGTAGTAAATGGCTATTTGCTTACAAGTCTGAAATTGTTAAAAATACAAATGCCTATTTTTTTAATTTTAGTATGTCTGACAATTATATATAGTTATTTGTTGATCCCTGGATATGGATTGACTGGGGCTGTTTATACCACAATATTATCTGCAGTTTCGCAATTTCTAATCAGCTCATTTATTACTTATAAAAAAATTCAGGAATTAACTCAAGATGTCTAA
- a CDS encoding NAD-dependent epimerase/dehydratase family protein, translating to MSQYQTVCEQLQQAPKTWLITGVAGFIGSNLLETLLTLNQNVVGMDNFATGHQHNLDEVQSLVTPEQWANFKFYEGDIRNFEDCQTACAGVDYVLHQAALGSVPRSIADPITTNAANITGFLNMLTAARDAEVKSFTYAASSSTYGDHPALPKVEENIGKPLSPYAVTKYVNELYAEVFARTYGFKTIGLRYFNVFGKRQDPNGAYAAVIPKWTAAMIAGDDVFINGDGETSRDFCFIENTVQANILAATTQNDEAKNQVYNVAVGDRTTLNDLFNAIKAALNENGVTYTKEPVYRDFRAGDVRHSQASVGKIERLLGYKANYHIDEGIDFAMSWYVKSLT from the coding sequence ATGAGCCAATATCAAACTGTATGCGAGCAATTACAACAAGCACCAAAAACCTGGCTAATTACCGGTGTGGCAGGCTTTATTGGCTCGAATTTACTGGAAACCCTGTTAACGTTGAACCAAAATGTAGTGGGTATGGACAATTTTGCCACAGGGCATCAGCATAATCTGGATGAAGTGCAGAGCTTGGTGACACCTGAACAATGGGCAAACTTCAAGTTTTATGAAGGTGATATCCGTAATTTTGAAGACTGCCAGACAGCATGTGCAGGTGTGGACTATGTCTTGCACCAAGCCGCTTTAGGTTCTGTACCGCGTTCAATTGCTGACCCGATTACCACCAATGCAGCCAATATTACCGGCTTTTTAAATATGCTGACAGCTGCACGAGATGCAGAAGTCAAAAGTTTTACCTATGCCGCCAGCAGTTCAACTTATGGTGACCATCCGGCACTGCCTAAAGTTGAAGAAAATATCGGCAAGCCACTTTCGCCTTATGCGGTCACCAAATATGTCAATGAGCTGTATGCTGAAGTCTTTGCCCGAACCTATGGCTTTAAAACCATCGGTTTGCGTTACTTCAATGTCTTCGGCAAGCGTCAGGACCCAAATGGTGCTTATGCTGCAGTCATTCCAAAATGGACCGCAGCTATGATTGCTGGTGATGATGTATTCATTAATGGTGATGGTGAAACCAGCCGTGATTTCTGTTTTATTGAAAATACAGTGCAGGCCAATATTCTGGCAGCCACTACGCAAAATGATGAAGCCAAAAATCAGGTTTATAATGTGGCAGTCGGAGATCGTACTACACTCAATGATTTGTTTAATGCCATTAAAGCTGCGCTAAATGAAAATGGTGTGACTTATACTAAAGAGCCTGTATATCGGGACTTCCGTGCAGGGGATGTACGACATTCACAAGCAAGTGTAGGAAAAATTGAAAGATTATTAGGATATAAGGCTAACTACCATATTGATGAAGGCATCGATTTTGCTATGTCATGGTATGTTAAAAGTTTAACTTAA
- the tviB gene encoding Vi polysaccharide biosynthesis UDP-N-acetylglucosamine C-6 dehydrogenase TviB → MLSIADLKIAVIGLGYVGLPLAVEFGKKVPVIGFDIYQKRIDELKSGQDHTLEVSPEELKQANQLSYSANLEDLKSCNFFIVTVPTPIDDFKQPDLTPLVKASTSIGQVLKKGDVVVYESTVYPGATEETCIPVLEKVSGLKFNQDFFAGYSPERINPGDKLHRVTNILKITSGSTPEVAEFVDQVYNLVIEAGTHKATSIKVAEAAKVIENTQRDVNIALINELAVIFNKMGIDTEAVLQAAGTKWNFLPFRPGLVGGHCIGVDPYYLTHKAQSIGYHPEIILAGRRLNDAMGAYVVTQLVKAMIKKKIQVEGAKVLVLGLSFKENCPDIRNTKIIDIVNELTEYNIAADVHDPWVDAREAQHEYGITPVANLEQGQYDAVILAVAHDQFKAMGVDALRALGKSAHILYDLKYVLDQSESDLRL, encoded by the coding sequence ATGCTATCTATTGCAGATTTAAAAATTGCGGTGATTGGGTTAGGTTATGTGGGCTTGCCACTTGCGGTTGAATTTGGGAAAAAAGTACCTGTAATCGGTTTTGATATCTACCAAAAACGAATTGATGAACTTAAAAGTGGCCAAGACCATACCTTAGAAGTTTCTCCAGAAGAACTCAAACAGGCCAATCAGCTGAGTTATTCAGCAAATTTAGAAGATTTAAAAAGCTGTAACTTTTTTATTGTGACTGTGCCTACACCTATTGATGATTTTAAACAGCCAGATTTAACTCCTCTTGTTAAGGCTTCGACCAGCATTGGTCAGGTGCTTAAAAAAGGCGATGTGGTGGTTTATGAGTCCACCGTATATCCGGGTGCGACTGAAGAGACCTGTATTCCTGTTCTGGAAAAAGTGTCAGGCCTGAAGTTCAATCAGGACTTCTTTGCTGGATATAGTCCGGAGCGGATTAACCCGGGCGATAAACTGCACCGTGTGACCAATATTCTGAAAATTACCTCAGGTTCTACCCCTGAAGTCGCCGAGTTTGTCGATCAGGTATATAACCTGGTGATTGAGGCAGGTACACATAAAGCCACCAGTATTAAAGTGGCTGAAGCGGCAAAAGTGATTGAAAACACCCAGCGTGATGTCAACATTGCTCTGATTAATGAACTGGCGGTGATCTTTAATAAAATGGGAATTGATACCGAAGCAGTTTTGCAGGCTGCTGGTACCAAATGGAACTTCCTGCCATTCCGTCCAGGTCTGGTCGGTGGACACTGTATTGGTGTCGATCCATACTATTTGACTCATAAGGCACAGTCTATCGGTTATCACCCTGAAATTATTCTGGCAGGCCGCCGTCTGAATGATGCTATGGGGGCTTATGTGGTTACCCAGCTGGTCAAGGCCATGATCAAGAAAAAAATTCAGGTCGAAGGCGCTAAGGTTCTGGTTTTAGGTTTAAGCTTTAAAGAAAACTGCCCGGATATTCGTAATACCAAAATTATTGATATTGTCAATGAACTGACAGAATACAATATTGCTGCCGATGTGCATGACCCATGGGTGGATGCTCGCGAAGCCCAACATGAATACGGGATTACTCCAGTTGCAAACCTGGAGCAGGGTCAGTATGACGCGGTGATTTTGGCGGTTGCACATGATCAGTTTAAAGCTATGGGTGTAGATGCATTACGTGCCTTGGGTAAGTCGGCACATATTTTATATGACTTAAAATATGTACTGGATCAATCTGAATCTGACCTTCGTCTGTAA
- a CDS encoding polysaccharide biosynthesis/export family protein — MQHFQLAILLACGIATTGCAVTSGLQTSDLPSEGIYQTEAGTRVNVIRLTQDNLFALQPAQASPAHLTALFSTPHKNYRLSSGDILSIYLWAYPEITPPTNTISSEKAVESNGYQIDSQGYIQFPIIGRYKAAGKSLAQVNSELRSQLARYLKTPDVIVRVLSYQGQRFSVQGNVMQGGQFYLSDQPVSVYTALGMAGGVNAQQGDNASISLVRQGRTYNLNTVELEKAGLSLHNLLIQPNDTLYVNSRENQKVYVMGESGKNQSLPMRDQGMSLSDVIGESLGLNPLSASRSKIYVVRSASDHAMTEIYHLDLSSIGDFGLANQFKMRSNDIVYVDASGLARWQRVVNQIIPFSNALYNLDRLGQ; from the coding sequence GTGCAACACTTTCAACTGGCTATTTTATTGGCATGTGGCATTGCCACCACTGGCTGTGCGGTCACCTCTGGCCTACAAACTTCTGACCTGCCGAGTGAAGGTATCTATCAGACCGAGGCCGGCACTCGAGTGAATGTCATTCGACTGACCCAAGATAATTTATTTGCGCTTCAGCCTGCACAAGCCAGTCCAGCCCATTTGACTGCCTTATTTAGTACACCGCATAAAAACTACCGTTTAAGCTCTGGCGATATTCTTTCTATTTATTTATGGGCCTATCCTGAAATTACCCCTCCTACCAATACCATCAGCAGTGAAAAAGCAGTCGAGTCGAATGGTTATCAGATTGACTCACAGGGTTATATCCAGTTTCCGATTATTGGTCGCTACAAGGCCGCTGGCAAGTCACTTGCTCAGGTGAATTCAGAACTGCGCAGCCAGCTTGCACGCTATTTAAAAACCCCCGATGTCATTGTACGGGTCTTGTCTTATCAAGGTCAGCGTTTTTCAGTACAAGGCAATGTGATGCAGGGCGGTCAATTCTATCTCAGTGATCAGCCGGTCAGTGTCTATACTGCACTGGGTATGGCAGGTGGGGTAAACGCCCAGCAAGGCGATAACGCCTCAATCAGCCTGGTACGTCAGGGGCGTACCTATAACTTGAATACAGTGGAACTGGAAAAAGCAGGTCTGTCTCTGCACAATCTGCTGATTCAGCCCAATGACACCCTGTATGTGAACAGCCGTGAAAACCAGAAAGTCTATGTTATGGGTGAATCTGGTAAAAATCAGTCTCTCCCAATGCGGGATCAGGGCATGAGCCTGAGTGATGTGATTGGGGAAAGCCTGGGCTTAAATCCCCTTTCTGCAAGTCGCAGCAAAATTTATGTGGTGCGTAGTGCCTCAGACCATGCCATGACCGAAATCTATCATCTAGATTTGAGCAGTATTGGTGACTTTGGTCTGGCCAACCAGTTTAAAATGCGCAGCAATGATATTGTCTATGTCGATGCATCAGGTTTGGCACGCTGGCAACGTGTCGTGAACCAGATTATTCCATTCTCAAATGCGTTGTATAATCTTGATCGTCTGGGGCAATAA
- a CDS encoding low molecular weight protein-tyrosine-phosphatase: MQFRNILVVCIGNICRSPMAEFFLKQEFPELTIHSAGISGMVGYPADAKAQHCMQGFDIDMQSHVARKLNSEMVKQADLILVMSKNQQQYIEKTWPFAKGKTFRLGHWQSKDIADPYQHDQAFFDSTCQQIQQCVADWKKHI, from the coding sequence ATGCAGTTTCGTAATATTCTCGTCGTGTGTATTGGTAATATTTGCCGTAGTCCTATGGCGGAGTTTTTTTTAAAACAGGAATTTCCTGAGTTGACTATTCATTCAGCAGGAATCTCAGGCATGGTCGGCTATCCGGCTGATGCAAAGGCTCAACACTGCATGCAGGGTTTTGACATTGATATGCAGAGTCATGTTGCCCGAAAGCTGAATAGCGAGATGGTCAAACAGGCGGATCTGATTTTGGTCATGAGCAAAAACCAGCAACAGTATATTGAAAAAACCTGGCCTTTTGCCAAAGGCAAAACTTTCCGTTTGGGACATTGGCAGTCAAAAGATATCGCCGATCCTTATCAACATGATCAGGCATTTTTTGACAGCACCTGTCAGCAAATCCAGCAATGCGTTGCTGACTGGAAAAAACATATTTAA
- a CDS encoding polysaccharide biosynthesis tyrosine autokinase gives MSQNTNTEDTIDLKELFFSLIAQWKLIALCVLLSLIAALFYLRITPNTYAVDALVQVEDSKGASAALLGDLSTMIEQKSPAQAEIEILKSRLVLGSVINDLNLDVVIASAEDNTWNRLLKKHEYDVEYSKKSVLFKDNQQSFDVRQFQVPAYFRDKSLLLTFGNNQYSLTDPNTDETVFSAPLNQLSQSQSAYGLWKVAIYSQDHPAASYYIQKQSLPAAVRTLLNNYSVAEKGKMTGVLGLSYQGQDKQHITQVLNTILSAYSQQNIERRSAESAQTLKFLDEQLPELRQELDVAEREFNQFRQQYNTVDVTKESELYLTQSIALETQKAELEQKVAEASARYTAEHPVMQQMNAQLGAINKKIEQLSSTLKQLPDLQRRYLQLYREVEVKQQLYTSLLNSYQQLNIAKAGEIGNVRIVDTAVAPIEPIKPKKLQILILSIFLGGFLGTLLALLRNMMRSGIKDAAQIENELDLPVYATVPRSLIQESRIKLLKKKKHIPILAVKDSGDIAIESLRSMRTAIHFALSSAQNNIIALSGPAPEIGKSFIAVNLATILAQGGKRVLVIDGDMRRGYLHKYFNAEVQPGLAELLNHQNNYDDVVQSASVENLFFVTRGKSPVNPSELLSTAHFKAFLDQASASFDHILIDTPPVLAVTDGIIIAQYAGVNLLVARHAKTQIKELEITVNRFEQANVKVNGVILNDVQKANGGYSYGYNYAYAYTANKDQD, from the coding sequence ATGAGCCAAAATACCAATACCGAAGACACTATTGATTTAAAAGAGTTATTTTTCTCTTTAATTGCTCAATGGAAACTGATCGCCCTCTGTGTACTGCTGAGCTTGATTGCAGCACTCTTCTATTTAAGAATTACCCCCAACACCTATGCGGTAGATGCGCTGGTACAGGTGGAAGATAGTAAAGGCGCTTCTGCTGCCCTACTGGGTGATTTATCTACTATGATTGAGCAGAAGTCCCCTGCTCAGGCAGAAATTGAAATTCTAAAATCCCGTCTGGTTTTAGGTTCAGTAATCAACGACCTCAATTTAGACGTGGTGATTGCAAGTGCAGAAGATAACACCTGGAATCGCTTATTAAAAAAACATGAATATGATGTGGAATATTCCAAAAAATCTGTTCTTTTCAAGGATAATCAGCAAAGCTTTGATGTACGCCAGTTTCAGGTCCCTGCCTACTTTAGGGACAAAAGCCTGCTGTTAACGTTCGGAAACAACCAGTATAGCCTGACTGATCCAAATACAGACGAGACTGTTTTTTCAGCTCCACTGAACCAGCTTAGCCAGTCCCAGTCAGCATATGGCCTATGGAAAGTTGCGATTTATAGTCAGGATCATCCAGCAGCGAGTTATTATATCCAAAAGCAGAGCTTGCCTGCTGCGGTACGAACGCTGTTGAATAATTATTCGGTGGCCGAAAAAGGTAAAATGACCGGTGTACTGGGACTGAGCTATCAGGGTCAAGACAAACAGCATATTACCCAAGTCCTGAATACTATTTTATCGGCTTATAGCCAGCAGAATATCGAACGCCGCTCTGCTGAATCAGCTCAAACCTTAAAATTTCTGGATGAGCAGCTTCCCGAGTTACGTCAAGAACTGGATGTTGCAGAACGTGAATTCAACCAGTTCCGTCAGCAATATAATACCGTCGATGTGACCAAAGAATCTGAATTATATTTAACTCAAAGCATTGCGTTAGAAACTCAAAAAGCGGAACTTGAACAGAAAGTCGCTGAAGCGTCTGCACGTTATACGGCAGAACATCCGGTCATGCAGCAAATGAATGCCCAGTTAGGCGCAATCAATAAAAAGATTGAACAACTCAGCAGCACCTTAAAGCAGCTCCCGGACTTGCAGCGTCGTTATTTACAGCTTTACCGTGAAGTAGAAGTCAAACAGCAGCTATATACCTCGCTGCTCAATTCCTATCAACAGCTGAATATCGCCAAAGCCGGTGAAATTGGGAATGTGCGGATTGTCGATACTGCAGTGGCGCCCATTGAACCCATTAAACCGAAAAAGCTTCAGATCCTGATTTTATCAATTTTCCTGGGCGGTTTTCTCGGAACCCTGCTTGCTTTGCTGCGCAATATGATGCGTTCAGGAATCAAAGATGCAGCCCAAATTGAAAACGAACTGGATCTGCCGGTTTATGCCACTGTTCCTCGCTCACTGATTCAAGAGAGTCGTATCAAACTTCTGAAGAAGAAAAAGCATATTCCAATTCTTGCGGTGAAGGATAGCGGTGATATTGCCATTGAAAGCCTACGTAGTATGCGTACTGCGATTCACTTTGCCCTCAGCAGTGCCCAGAATAATATTATTGCCCTGAGTGGCCCTGCGCCTGAAATCGGTAAGTCCTTTATTGCCGTGAACCTGGCCACGATTCTGGCACAAGGGGGGAAACGGGTATTAGTGATAGATGGTGATATGCGTCGTGGCTATTTACATAAGTACTTTAATGCCGAGGTACAGCCAGGTTTAGCTGAATTGTTGAATCATCAAAATAACTACGACGATGTCGTTCAAAGTGCAAGCGTGGAAAACCTGTTCTTTGTGACACGTGGTAAAAGTCCGGTCAATCCGTCTGAACTCTTAAGTACAGCACATTTTAAAGCTTTTCTGGATCAGGCCTCGGCCAGTTTTGATCATATCCTGATTGATACCCCACCTGTGCTTGCAGTGACTGACGGGATTATTATTGCGCAATATGCGGGTGTAAATTTATTGGTTGCCCGTCATGCCAAAACACAAATCAAAGAACTGGAGATCACGGTGAATCGCTTTGAACAGGCCAATGTCAAAGTCAATGGTGTCATTCTGAATGATGTACAAAAAGCCAATGGTGGTTATAGTTATGGTTATAACTATGCCTATGCTTATACCGCAAATAAAGACCAGGACTAA